taacatgtaatcatcaaaacatagagttgtactacaggaccaaatcttggtcttacaactAGTAGCTGGTGACCTGAACTAAAATGAACTTCATCTTCAACTAGACAGCTCATAGGCGGTGATGAATCAGACTGGTAAAGCCTATTGGAAGCTCTTTTTGACGTGAAGAATCAGTACTAATAGAACTAGGCTATATCAACAATAGAAAGTATGGAAAATTTTTCATTCCATATGCATTCAAATTTCTTAAAACATGACTTGTTTTGATGAAACTAACCCAAATGCTAAGCTTTTAAACATTGTTTCTTCTACACTTTTGAACTCTAAGCTCTTACCAACTGTTAATACCAAAATTTCACTTGAAAAATTAATGTGGCTTAGTACAAATGGAAAGTTGTTGATGCCATGCAAGCAGGTCTTTGTCTACATGGTCGAAAAAGTAGCAATAATATAGCCATTGAAATGTTGAATTGTTTTTTGACAGAAGAGAAATAATAGCATGTTTTAATTTGTCCAAGTTGATTTGTGAAGTTTTTCGACTAAAGACAAAGTGGCAAAGTGGGAGAAATTCAAGGATAATATAGCATTGGCGGTTATCAAGTAATGGAGCGTGGCACTACTTTGAATTGGAAGAATGAAAGCTGCTGGGagttatatattattttgtaattatACCAAATAAATGGCGGTAGATTATGCAGTTATTTTCTAGTTCATTTGTAACCGTAGGATTAAAATGGCAGTTCCATTTTAAGCCCTATAAATACTAGTTTGTAACTAGGATAAGGGGTTGGATTCCTAAATGACTGCAAAGCTCTAAAAAAGCCTCAAGCCCACGGTTATGGCAAACGGCTTCAACGAGTGTCCAGTAGACGGATTTCTTCCACCATTTACCATTCTAGTAATGAATTTGCTTTGTTcttatttgttttctctttgattACCTTTTGATTCCTTACAATCTTCTTTATCTTCTTTTAAATTTCTTGTTTCTACATCTATTGCAATACTCATCGGAGTGTTGTTTCTTTCAAGTTGTCACCGGACAATTTCTTCACTTTTTCACTCTTGAAAACGCACATAAATGGCCTTTAAGCCGTCGGACTTGAAGAGCCCATAAAAAGGATTTGATCCTTGAATTTACATGTGATTTTACCAAAAATCGATGTAAACACCAACCAATCAATCATATGTTGTTCTTGCTTTTCTTTTGTTTAAGCAACCATTGCTCTTGTAAATCGATTATTCCCCAATCtctgtggttcgacaatcttttatACTACTTCAGgcattctgtacacttgcagaacgTTGTGATTGGATTGAATAGGTGGTTTTGACTGTGTGTTCTTGTATGCGAGGTACTATTAATCCTGAATCATTGCTTTTTGATCCAGAGATTGACAGGACGTACATGCGAAGATTAGCACAGCAGAGAAGGATCATGGCTGAAGAAACCCGAGCACAACTCGAAGCAAGACTTCGTGCTGATTTTGATGCTCATCAGCTCGAACAAGAAGTCACCACCCGGTTCCTGAGACAACAGCAACAAAGGGAGGATGAGAATGCTCAAAGGTCACTCCGAGACCTCACATCGTGACATGTTGACTACAACTTTGAAGGAAACATCGTGTTTCCCTACACTAAGCTCAACCTTTAAACCCAGCCTGAAACCAAATCTGCACCACCCTTCAGAAACCTCCATAGCCATCAAGCACTCTGATGATATGAATTTATATAGTATTTTTACCtttattttcttatctttttcttCAACCCTGCTTTTTTcttatgtttatttatttattttgatatgTTTCTAAATTTAAAAAGGGTGACATGAAATAAAACTTGTGAGACAACAAGTCAATCCAGATTTGTGTAACCTTGAACAAGGATTTTTTTTGTGCATAGTAGGTTCGGAACTACTATAAAATTAAGTGatcatgaaaaaaattattaaagatTGATGTAGTTAACCTAAAATCCTTCACTTAAACAACATTATTTAGTCCTTATGACTTGTCACTTTAAGGGTTTTACACAAATATTATAGGAAAGagtattaataaatattttccatttttattaaaattattattttacttCATAATACTCATtctatttaatattatatttcacTTTTAGACATGAGAACGTTATAAATTGAGAGATCTAACACAACTCAAAATAAGttaaaggtttttttttaagcaaaattgaattaattaaataaatagtaAGAGTATTTCAATCCATATATACAAGGTGACAATAatatataggcttaattgcacttttggtcccccaactattgccttcttgcaaaaatcgtccccaaacttcaaaattagcaaaaaatgacctccaactatacatgtcgttgcacttttggtctgtcgtttgccttccgtgagaaaactaacgtgagaagctgatgtggctccctcacacgtgtctcacgtgactttcttcagagagcttgatgactggacaagtcacatgcttctcacgtgactctgAAAGGCTCCAACGGTCATCTCCTTCCTCCatcgtcttcttcaccatggaacccttttagagtcacgtgagaagcatgtgacttgtccagtcatcaagctctctgaagaaagtcatGTGAGACACGTGTGAGGAAGCCACATCaacttctcacgttagttttttcacggaaggcaaacggcagaccaaaagtgcaacgacatgtatagttggaggacgttttttgctaattttaaagtttgggtacgattttcacaggaagacaatagttgggggaccaaaagtgcaattaagcctaatataTAGGACCCTCTACAAGAAAAAGGGTGACAGAGAAAAACAGAACACCTTCCACTCTAGTTCACTTTCTGCCATCTCCAAAGTAAGTTAAAGGTTGTTATACATTTTATAAAGGTTAGTTATATCATATCTCTAGCAAAAATGTGGGACTTGAAACATCCTTAAAAATGATGCCTAGGAATATGGGATAGCTCATGgccatgaaagaattgaaaaccAATCTTCATGCATGGAAACTCCTATTTGGACATTGGTAGAAAAAGTGGTCCTGGTTCGTGAACCTGAAATTGGGAGTCATTATAGTTCTTTGTCCCTTGACAATGATAGTGGTTATATTTAATTTGCCTTAGAAATCTAGTACTACTTCTTTGGATCCAGTTTGTGTTCTTAAATATGCAGTTGTAGGCGGCTTTTAGTATGGGCAAGTTTTAAATTGTTCCAACCCGCTAGTTGTAGGTGGTTTCAGACTTACAGATCTTACATACATATTTTAACCGAATTCAATCTAGTGAGCCATTCAATTCTCGTACTGAAGTTTGTTTTCTTATGCATTCTCACGCAATTAGTTGGTTGATTGCTCGTGCTAGCTGATGTTTTAATCCATAGTTGCAGTGCCCCATTATATTTGACATTGTTTCCCTGCTAAAAGCCGCCGTATAATACACGTCCACTAGTTAAGACCGCAAGAGTATGGTGTATGGACATGATGGAGAGTATCAAGAGGCAATGCAATATGATGACTTCATTTATATTACATACACCCTTCTCCGGTGACATAAATAAGCAAAAATaactttttaggttcattcatttaatgaatgtatctactCATCaataatgactagatacatttattaaataaataaacctaaaaaaatatttttacttatatatgtgATCGGAGGGTGTATTTATTATTATACCACTTGGTGATGGGAGTATTATAGAAAGAAAAGATCAGAGAGCCATATTTATGAGTCTAGATAAGATCGGGAATGCTGAATGCATGGCAGGAAAAACTGGATCTCCACGAAACACTTGTATTTGTTCTAATAAGaaccatttttttattataagtcAAACCATTATATTCAAAGGGCATAAGGGTGTCCTCAACCCTTAATACAAGGTGCAAGATAAGAGAACATgcatgagagaaaaaaaaacaaaaaaaaaaacagggagGGCAGTAGAGGGATGACTATACAGCCTTACCACTCCTCTCAAAGAAAGCCTTATTTAACTATCATTTGAGAATAACGAGAATAACTTTAAAAGGAAAATGTTAGATGTACTTACGGATTTTAGGGGATATTTGTATTTGCAGTGGTTTTAACCGCAACTAAAAATCACCAACAACTTATACTCCTTCCGTTTTTTATTATAAGAtcattttttaatgtttttcttgttcctaaatataagttcatttacaatatcaacgaaacattaattatttttttccaaaactatcctcatatttaatatgaaagagataatgagattttgaaataataacttggtgagagaaatttataaaaaattaaataagggtaatctaggaaactaaataaattcttttacaaatttattgcttgtaactacttttcttaatctaagataaTTGGGTAAAATAGACTTAAatataggaacagagggagtatgtATTTTGgatgttataatttttttttatgtggcTTTAACTTTATCGCTTAAGTTATTGAAATAATTGGTTCGTATATATATTAAAGCTAATGTGACTAAATGATCGATGATCTAAAGTTCTATTGTTGTCattcccaatttttttttagtaaaaaattaaatttcactgCATGATAGTTTGATATATGACCTGAATCCAACAAATaaaggttttgaaataatttatttttaataattgatatatCCACTATCTAAAAACAGTATCATCACCCTAAATCAAAACCCCTTGAAACTCTATATAAGTTCATGCTTTGCCCTCTCCCATAATCACACTCCAAACACACATAACTAACTAGCTACTCACTCTCTCTAATCTCAATGGCTCACATGGCAAGTGTTGTGCCGTTTCTACTTCTAACCACCATTTGCCTTTGCAACCTCCTAAACTGTCCTCTCCCAGCAAGTGCAATCTCCAACTGTAACGGCCCGTGCACAACCCTTGATGACTGCAGCGGCCAACTCATTTGCATCAACGGCAAGTGCAATGACGACCCCGACGTCGGAACCCACACCTGCGGCGGCAGTggccctccaccaccaccaccaccatcaccaagcGGCGACACGTGCAAGTCCTCCGGCAACCTGAACTGCAAGGGGAAATCATACCCTCAATTCAGGTGCTCTCCGCCAGTCTTGTCATCCACGCAAGCCTTACTCACGTTGAACGATTTCAGCGAAGGCGGCGACGGAGGAGCAGCGTCCGAGTGCGACGAGAAGTTCCACGACAGCTCGGAGCGAGTGGTGGCGTTGTCCACAGGGTGGTACAACAGAGGGTCGAGGTGCGGAAAGAAGATTAGGATCACCGCCAGGAACGGGAGGAGCACGACGGCGAAAGTGGTGGACGAGTGTGACTCCGTGAATGGGTGTGATGAGGAGCACGCCGGTCAACCACCTTGCCGCAAGAACATCGTGGATGGATCCCAAGCGGTGTGGGATGCACTGGGGTTAGATGGAGACGTGGGAGAAGAGCAAGTTACTTGGTCCATGTCGTCTGGACTATCGGGTACACAAGAAGGAGAAGCTTTCATTGCATAAGTAAAAGCTAGTTAAAGCTTGATGGGCGTTGTAATTTGTTTGCTTTCTTCAATAATTTccctttttaatttgtttgtctAGTCTAGTAGTAGTACTTAACACATACATAGAGGTTAATTCATCCCTCTATGTAAGGGATAAATTTGTATCAACTGAATCCAGACAGCAGTTTTGCGCTCAATTCGGTTCAGCCACACTTTTACTAGTTTATTGCTTTTTATGTAACCACGAGTTTGTAATTGGTTAACTTATTTAATGGGAATGGTGCAAATTATTTAAGGAATTATGTATCTCTGTATCGCTACATGTACAACAAGGGGAAAAAAAGCATTTGGTTGGTCCAAGTGAGCTTCTGGCTTTGATTAAAGAAGCCCTCCTTCAATTGTGCTAACAGCTCAAATAGCAACGTGACAGAACATCGAAAAAACAACAAATCTTTTTTAGGAGACCTTCGAGCATGAGAAAGAAACCATAGCAAATGCGTGCATGcgataaatatgtttttctgAAACTAGACATGTCTGATCTTGTTTTAGTTGCAAACCCACCAATGGGCTTTGGCCTGAAACAATTAATTAAGATGCTTTGAACTTTAGACGAAACGCGATATATTTGTGATCTAGGGTGAACGTGATAGTTCCAGAGCCTAAAATAGACTACCCAAAGAAGCAGCACAAAACCAGCTCAGAACAACCAAAAGAACCccagaagaaaagaaaacaagaaaaaaaaccaagaaaaaaaccataaaagaCCAACACACGAAAGCTCCGCTAAGGATCACCATAAAGTCTTGAATGATTAGCAACGAGATGGCCGGCTAAGCTTCGGATGGCTTCCTCTTCAGAACCAACGGGACAACTCCTACTTGTTTGGCATTAAAAAGTCCCTCTGAACTCTCATAAAAGCACGATCAGACCCGTGGGCTTCAGGAATAATTAGAGAAGGGGCCCCTTTCCGGTGAAACCTCAACCCTCGGAATCTCGGCGACCTCTTCAACCAACGCTCCTAGAACTACCTACTTACTAGAGGCATATAGTCTTTCTTTGGCCGGCGCCTTCTTCGACGCTCAGTCATCGAAACTTCCTCAGCTCCCTCCAAAAGAACACCCAAAGAATCATAAACCGGAGAAAAGGGTAAAGCCAAAAGCCCGGCCCCAAACAACTGCCAGCTGAAGAGACAGAGAGAAGAGTGCCTCGCCCCTCTCTTCCCAAACCCGAAAACATGTCGTCCACACCTCCAGAAGCGAGGATCTCTGGGAAGAAAAAATCTGGTGCatagcaagaggaagaacatgCCCTAGAGAGACCTGACAACATCTTCTCTTCATCAACAAAAGGACCCTCTTCATGACAAACCTTTGTCACACCCTTTTCGCTGGCCTCGGTGAGGACGGCGGAGAACCCTCCTCAGCACTCTGACCAAAACCCCCCGACCTTGGAAACCTTGCTAGAGCAACAGACAAAAAAAAGCCCCCAGTAGCACGCCATTGAAGATGGTGATCGCACGGGAGGCCAACTCCACCGATGAATACCTCACAAATCCGAATTGGAACGCCTTTCCAATTCATCTCTATCTTTACACAAACCCATTGAGGAGGCTTCCAATGTGGCCAAAGAGACCACGAATTAGAAAGTAGTCGACAAAATCGAGTATCCTGTTGACAACGAAGAGATTTTAATTTATAGCAGTGATAACAACGAGAACTACAATAAAGGTAGAATTAAATGGCCTAAGTATTTCAAAAGTATGAAcaacatttaatattttatattgttAGTATAAATGTTGACTTGTAGCATATTTGGTTGAGTGTTTGTGCAAAATGCCAATTGGATTTGATCTATCTTAAGATATTAATTAATGGAAAATTTAGAATTTAACACATTAAGATTAAtgtggattgaaaaaaaaaagatttcacCTATTAATTTTACATGAATTTACGTTTAGTTCAacaaaaatacaaacaaaaaactatttttttaaaaaaagccGCCATAATAAACTAATAATGTACCTCTACTAGGCAAGAGTATCTTGTGAGCAACGCAGGAAGCCAGTAGTACATCTCAGTGAGTACTTATATTGAGCATAGAGAGTCAGATCACCAGTGGCGGAGCTTCCTTATGACATAGAGGAGCCCTGGCTCCCCCAACATTTCTCAAATCTTTTGGGGAATATTGGGTTTTTCTTTTGAGCATCTCTGTTTTTGCTCTTGCTCTGTTgctctttctttttcactttctggttcttgtttctttttgtttttgatttgtATGAGCACTTCTTTTAGCACATCTGGTGCtgctatatataatattaattggttttcaaaaaaaaaaaccaagccTACAATTTATTACAGCTCCCCCAACTATTTCTTTGAAGTTCCGCCACTGCAGATCACCAAGAGGCAATAAAAAATGCACTAATTCATAGGATGGTGAAAGAAAAGAGAGCCATGTGAGTTGTGACAACATAATTAAGATCAGGAAATGCATGGCAGGAAACTAGATCTGCCGGAGACAAAACTATTTTTCAAAAtccaaaaaaatgaaagattgGTATATCCAAAATTTGTGTCTCGAAGACAGCAGAGCATCCACTCTAAACTACCTAGGATCGCGTTGCTTAATGCAAGACATGCATGCTAGCTATGCGCATGTATACACCAAAATGAGGTGTTTGATGTGTATGTGCACAGATTCATAAATTTTTCAAGTTGTGGAAGCAAGG
This portion of the Lotus japonicus ecotype B-129 chromosome 3, LjGifu_v1.2 genome encodes:
- the LOC130709484 gene encoding kiwellin-like encodes the protein MAHMASVVPFLLLTTICLCNLLNCPLPASAISNCNGPCTTLDDCSGQLICINGKCNDDPDVGTHTCGGSGPPPPPPPSPSGDTCKSSGNLNCKGKSYPQFRCSPPVLSSTQALLTLNDFSEGGDGGAASECDEKFHDSSERVVALSTGWYNRGSRCGKKIRITARNGRSTTAKVVDECDSVNGCDEEHAGQPPCRKNIVDGSQAVWDALGLDGDVGEEQVTWSMSSGLSGTQEGEAFIA